One window from the genome of Ailuropoda melanoleuca isolate Jingjing chromosome 5, ASM200744v2, whole genome shotgun sequence encodes:
- the CTXN2 gene encoding cortexin-2, which yields MSSSYCGNSSAKMSVNEVSAVSWTLEQKTGFAFVGILCIFLGLLIIRCFKILLDPYSSMPSSTWEDEVEEFDKGTFEHALA from the coding sequence ATGAGTAGTTCTTACTGTGGCAACTCTTCAGCTAAGATGAGTGTCAACGAAGTATCCGCTGTTTCATGGACTCTGGAGCAAAAAACTGGCTTTGCTTTTGTTGGGATTTTGTGTATCTTCTTGGGACTTCTTATTATCAGATGCTTCAAAATCCTGCTAGACCCGTATAGTAGCATGCCTTCCTCTACGTGGGAAGATGAAGTTGAGGAGTTCGATAAAGGGACATTTGAACATGCACTTGCGTGA